In a genomic window of Carassius gibelio isolate Cgi1373 ecotype wild population from Czech Republic chromosome A3, carGib1.2-hapl.c, whole genome shotgun sequence:
- the LOC127943803 gene encoding zinc finger BED domain-containing protein 5-like — protein MVGHRNGVVARVKTAAPLMSSVHCSLHREALATKKMPTDLRCVLDEAVKIVNFIKTRPLQSRLFRLLCEEMGSDHVQLLLHTEVRWLSRGRVLTRLFELRNEARIFLSDSNFPLSDRLSDFEWLAKLSYLSDIFNHLNGVNLSLQGKSVTAFQVQNKIEATIKKLDIWAGRIRKSNSESFENLSHLLTEEAMSLPTLVKKLIEEHLQGLKSQLRDYFPSPDAQVAWMENPFANLCEGAVTSLSAKEHDSLIDMSCDSALKLTFSQKTLTDFWIHTFSEYPDLSDKALKFLMPFPTTYLCEAGFSALVALKTKYRNKLNIEPDLRLQLSSLQPDIQRLVNAKQHQPSH, from the coding sequence ATGGTGGGACATCGCAACGGAGTCGTTGCGCGCGTAAAAACAGCTGCGCCGCTCATGAGCTCTGTCCACTGCAGTTTACATCGGGAGGCGCTAGCTACCAAAAAGATGCCCACAGATCTCAGATGCGTCTTGGATGAGGCTGTTAAAATCGTCAATTTCATAAAGACTAGGCCCCTTCAGTCACGTCTGTTTCGACTACTCTGTGAAGAAATGGGAAGTGACCATGTTCAGCTTCTGTTACACACTGAGGTACGATGGCTTTCACGAGGCAGGGTGCTTACTCGTCTATTTGAATTACGCAACGAAGCACGGATTTTTTTATCTGACTCAAATTTTCCCCTTTCAGACCGCCTCAGTGATTTCGAGTGGCTTGCAAAATTGTCCTACCTTTCTGATATTTTCAATCACCTAAATGGTGTGAACTTGAGTCTTCAGGGCAAATCAGTGACAGCGTTTCAAGTCCAAAATAAAATCGAAGCCACAATAAAGAAACTGGACATTTGGGCCGGACGAATTCGCAAATCAAACTCTGAATCGTTTGAAAATTTGTCACATCTTTTGACAGAAGAAGCCATGAGCCTACCCACCTTGGTTAAAAAGCTGATTGAGGAGCATCTCCAAGGACTGAAGAGCCAGTTGCGTGACTACTTTCCATCTCCAGATGCTCAGGTTGCCTGGATGGAAAATCCATTTGCAAACTTGTGTGAGGGAGCCGTCACAAGTTTAAGTGCAAAAGAGCACGACAGCCTCATTGACATGTCTTGTGACAGTGCTTTAAAATTGACGTTTTCTCAAAAAACATTGACGGATTTCTGGATTCATACATTCTCCGAGTATCCTGATCTTTCTGACAAAGCTCTTAAATTTTTGATGCCATTTCCGACAACATACTTATGTGAAGCAGGATTTTCTGCATTGGTGGCACTCAAGACAAAATACCGGAATAAGCTTAACATCGAGCCTGATCTCCGCTTGCAACTTTCTTCCCTTCAGCCCGACATACAGCGCTTAGTAAATGCTAAACAACACCAACCTTCGCATTAG